The Bacteroidota bacterium genome window below encodes:
- a CDS encoding T9SS type A sorting domain-containing protein, whose translation MKTIIKTQLIPSAIIFCFALSMATVNAQGTWTQKANFGGTARHDAVGFSIGTKGYIGTGEDMDSLRSDFWEYDPSMDMWTQKADFGGGKRTSAVGFSIGNKGYIGTGMDMMMNNKKDFWEYDPSMNMWTQKANFGSTARSMAVGFSIGTKGYIGTGMDSTGNKRDFWEYDPSMDMWSQKPDFGGTARMCAVGFSIGANGYIGTGEDNDSLRSDFWQYNLSMNMWMQKANYCCVARGDAKGFSIGNFGYIGTGGCMDSLCSDFCEYDPSTNMWMKKGYFCGGKRANAVGFSIGNFGYIGAGSDTIAPYQDFWKYDPAGVGVNELSNPLNIFVFPNPSAGKFILDSEISKGEVFIYTISGEKILSQRIKNEKSEIDLSKQPDGIYFLNIKTEKESFTQKLIINK comes from the coding sequence CATGGACACAAAAAGCAAACTTTGGAGGAACGGCAAGACATGACGCAGTCGGTTTTTCCATCGGAACAAAAGGATACATCGGAACAGGGGAAGACATGGATTCCCTGCGTTCTGATTTCTGGGAATACGATCCCTCAATGGATATGTGGACGCAAAAAGCCGACTTTGGCGGAGGTAAAAGAACCTCTGCCGTTGGCTTTTCTATCGGCAACAAAGGATATATAGGTACAGGAATGGATATGATGATGAACAACAAAAAGGATTTTTGGGAATATGACCCATCCATGAATATGTGGACGCAGAAAGCCAACTTTGGCAGTACGGCAAGAAGTATGGCTGTCGGCTTTTCTATCGGAACAAAAGGATATATCGGAACAGGAATGGATTCCACCGGTAACAAACGGGATTTCTGGGAATATGATCCCTCTATGGATATGTGGTCACAGAAACCTGACTTTGGCGGTACGGCAAGAATGTGTGCTGTTGGCTTTTCCATCGGTGCTAATGGATATATAGGGACAGGAGAAGATAATGATTCACTGCGTTCTGATTTCTGGCAATACAATCTCTCAATGAATATGTGGATGCAGAAAGCAAACTATTGTTGCGTAGCACGTGGCGATGCAAAGGGCTTTTCCATCGGCAATTTCGGATATATCGGTACAGGAGGATGTATGGATTCTCTGTGTTCCGATTTTTGTGAGTACGACCCCTCTACAAATATGTGGATGAAGAAGGGATATTTTTGCGGAGGTAAAAGGGCGAATGCTGTCGGCTTTTCTATTGGTAATTTTGGATATATCGGAGCGGGATCAGATACCATTGCACCCTATCAGGATTTCTGGAAATACGACCCTGCTGGTGTTGGCGTTAATGAGTTAAGTAATCCATTAAACATTTTTGTTTTCCCTAATCCATCAGCAGGAAAATTCATTCTTGATTCTGAAATCTCCAAAGGAGAAGTTTTCATTTATACTATCTCGGGAGAAAAAATCCTTTCTCAAAGAATTAAAAATGAAAAATCCGAAATTGATTTAAGCAAACAACCTGACGGAATTTATTTTCTAAACATCAAAACAGAAAAAGAATCATTCACACAAAAACTAATCATCAACAAATAA